A genomic window from Cucumis melo cultivar AY chromosome 8, USDA_Cmelo_AY_1.0, whole genome shotgun sequence includes:
- the LOC127150696 gene encoding protein WHAT'S THIS FACTOR 9, mitochondrial-like has product MVGEGISVFIEVDSVVADDDGFVIRIEEPSKSVPVSVKTQKREILRISTRPIDLNRKYPSIFEEFLPRDIGIQPHVKLTSKVLELDAEQLMYQTSTCRQLAADRLVKLLMLSRVNKVTVSVVDQLKWDLGLPKDYVQSIVPDFPDYFKVVGHQNFASGLGDTRVLELVCWNNELTTSVVEKMAAKVKFDTYKGMHITFPMKYSNGFEMDKFKKWVDEWQKLPYISPYENASHLSPNNDESEKWTVAILHELLHMLVTKKTEKENILCIGIFYISSKAGTYMVVLKEGYKRGSVVESNPLMNIRNKYLHLMNIVEEDKQQASISVLANRSKNRKKGQMMQPENIMKLNYSTPRMMKMKMKILLVVVMLKCLDLSVAGT; this is encoded by the exons ATGGTAGGTGAGGGTATAAGTGTATTTATCGAAGTGGATTCAGTCGTTGCAGATGACGATGGATTTGTGATTCGTATAGAAG AGCCATCTAAGTCTGTTCCAGTTTCCGTCAAAACTCAAAAAAGGGAAATTCTAAGAATTTCAACTCGTCCTATTGATTTGAACAGAAAATATCCTTCCATTTTTGAAGAATTTCTTCCTAGAGACATTGGAATTCAACCTCATGTCAAGCTAACCTCTAAAGTTCTTGAACTTGATGCAGAACAACTAATGTATCAAACTTCAACTTGTAGACAATTAGCTGCAGATCGACTTGTGAAACTCTTAATGTTATCAAGAGTTAATAAAGTAACTGTAAGTGTCGTTGATCAATTGAAATGGGACTTGGGTCTTCCTAAAGATTATGTTCAAAGTATAGTTCCTGATTTTCCAGATTACTTCAAAGTTGTAGGACATCAAAATTTTGCATCTGGATTAGGTGATACGCGGGTATTGGAATTGGTATGTTGGAACAATGAATTGACCACTTCAGTTGTAGAGAAGATGGCTGCAAAAGTAAAGTTTGATACATATAAAGGAATGCATATTACTTTTCCTATGAAATACTCGAACGGTTTTGAGATGGATAAGTTCAAGAAATGGGTGGATGAGTGGCAAAAGCTACCTTACATCTCTCCCTATGAAAATGCATCACATCTTTCTCCTAATAATGATGAATCTGAAAAGTGGACTGTTGCGATTTTACATGAGCTTCTTCATATGCTTGTCACGAAGAAGACTGAGAAGGAAAATATATTGTGTATAG GGATATTCTACATATCAAGTAAGGCTGGAACCTACATGGTTGTCTTGAAAGAGGGGTATAAAAGGGGTTCCGTGGTTGAGAGTAATCCTTTGATGAACATTAGAAACAAGTACCTTCACCTTATGAACATAGTGGAGGAAGACAAACAACAAGCAAGCATATCGGTACTCGCCAACAGAAGCAAAAACAGAAAGAAAGGTCAGATGATGCAGCCCGAGAACATAATGAAGCTGAATTACTCAACTCCTcggatgatgaagatgaagatgaaaatACTTCTAGTCGTCGTAAT GTTAAAATGTCTTGATTTATCTGTGGCTGGAACTTAG